The proteins below are encoded in one region of Alosa sapidissima isolate fAloSap1 chromosome 24, fAloSap1.pri, whole genome shotgun sequence:
- the LOC121699614 gene encoding toll-like receptor 2: MKAWHRLLLALLLWVELKGDVVMAICMVSDSEYGDTGRCVCAADSLQKPLQMMMCLQMSELELQDGVLQLQSKFLSMQDSDEIAALVFLPLERILFTRVRIPGVFLSALLNTLPKTKVHHLDFTQTTLEALTHPPNPTEPCPVTALRMDRVTFDPSLLLPPMHPLYAWLLSSLNHLTLRGVPGGLLLGNEACATIAMLANVTELDLSENGLTDESLVNLTRCISSSAPPVSSLGLSVLRLSQNQVRSLEGLCPLLQASPNLAELDLSQNTLDGSAFGSDCLNSTGQLKTLNLSSTGIQTADGLVPAGVEVLDLSGNRLWEFRNPPEGLRELYLSNNLLSLLPDLTRASQLQFLSLDGNRLTDLSSATSFGLVLDRLLELRVGRNPFTCGCEIIESVELLRGNRNKVLDWPDAFLCTPLASNSTTLRLEDLELTDCDQAMDEASSGMKMNVDVALCMSVVVAAVTLMLE, from the coding sequence ATGAAGGCGTGGCATAGACTCCTGTTGGCCCTCCTTTTGTGGGTGGAGTTAAAAGGAGATGTTGTCATGGCAATCTGTATGGTCTCTGATTCTGAGTATGGTGATACGggccgctgtgtgtgtgctgcggaCTCCCTGCAGAAGCCATTACAGATGATGATGTGTTTGCAGATGAGTGAGCTGGAACTGCAGGATGGTGTCTTGCAACTGCAGAGTAAATTTCTGTCCATGCAAGACTCTGATGAAATCGCGGCCCTAGTTTTTCTCCCTTTGGAGCGTATTCTGTTCACGCGAGTTCGTATCCCGGGGGTGTTTCTGTCTGCGCTGCTTAACACACTGCCGAAGACCAAAGTCCATCACTTGGACTTCACACAAACCACTTTGGAAGCCCTTACACACCCTCCCAACCCCACTGAACCATGCCCTGTCACCGCCCTCAGAATGGACagagtgacctttgacccttctCTGCTCCTGCCACCAATGCACCCACTGTACGCCTGGCTGTTGTCTTCGCTCAACCACCTGACCTTGCGTGGTGTGCCTGGAGGGCTGTTGCTAGGCAACGAAGCATGCGCTACCATAGCAATGCTGGCGAACGTGACCGAGCTGGACCTGTCAGAGAACGGCCTGACCGACGAAAGCCTGGTCAATTTGACCCGCTGCATATCGTCCTCCGCTCCCCCTGTCAGCTCTCTCGGCCTCTCCGTCCTTCGCTTGAGTCAGAACCAGGTGCGCTCCCTGGAGGGTCTCTGCCCTCTCCTACAAGCGTCCCCCAACCTGGCGGAGCTCGATCTGAGCCAGAACACCCTGGACGGTTCTGCTTTTGGTTCCGATTGTCTCAACTCCACTGGGCAGCTAAAAACTCTCAATTTGTCCTCCACGGGCATCCAGACAGCAGACGGGCTCGTGCCAGCGGGCGTGGAGGTGCTCGATCTGAGCGGGAACCGGTTGTGGGAGTTCCGGAACCCTCCAGAGGGACTCAGGGAGCTCTATCTCTCTAACAACCTCCTCAGCCTGCTCCCGGACCTGACCAGGGCCTCTCAGCTACAGTTTCTCTCTCTGGACGGGAACCGACTCACCGACCTGTCCAGCGCAACCTCCTTCGGGCTGGTCCTGGACCGTCTTTTGGAGCTGAGAGTTGGCCGGAACCCTTTCACCTGTGGCTGTGAGATCATAGAGAGTGTGGAACTTCTTAGGGGAAACCGTAACAAGGTGTTAGACTGGCCTGATGCTTTTCTGTGCACGCCGCTTGCAAGCAACAGCACCACCCTCAGGCTGGAGGACCTTGAGCTCACAGACTGTGACCAGGCCATGGATGAAGCTTCTTCTGGCATGAAAATGAACGTGGATGTGGCTCTATGTATGTCAGTTGTTGTCGCAGCTGTTACATTAATGTTGGAGTGA